Genomic segment of Candidatus Bathyarchaeota archaeon:
TTATAGGGGGTCTTTAGGTAGAACGTGTCTGCGAGATCCCTGGCTGGGTGATCTTGGGGCTGGTAGAGGGCATCAAAGTTCCAAAAGCTCAGCTCAAGGTAATCTCCGGTCATCTCCTTGAAGCCGAGCTCAACCCAAAAGCGACGAATGTAGTCGATGATGGAGCTGATGAAATGGCGCTTCCCCGGGTATATGATAGGCACAGGGAGGGTTACGTCATATTCTTGAAAACTGGCTCCTTTCCACGATTCGTTCTGAAGGATCTTGGGCGTAATCTGAGTGATGACACGAGTCTCTCTCATCTTTTTAAGTGTAGGTAGAAGGGTTTTCCCATATTCTGTAAGTTTAACCCATCGTTTCATGTCCTCGATGGAAACGACTAAATTCCGTCTAATCAACAAATCTAATCTCTCACTATAAATTGCCGATGGATTTCGGGTAACTGAGTTGTTTCTAATGTTGTGCAGAATACCCTCATCAAGAGTAGGTAAACCAATGCTATTCGAACCTTCTAGAGTCAAACTAAGTTTACCATCCTTGATTGTGGCCCAACCGTTCCTTCTGACCCACACTAAGGCGATATTTAATCGTGAAAATTCCTTTTTTAATGCAGATATTTCGTTCTTACCTTTTGCTACAAGAGTGATCAGCCTCATCTCTGGCAGACCCTCATCGATATACAGTTGCCCCTCTTCCGTGAGGTCAAAGTTGCGTAAGACCTCCTCCCGAAAAGAGACGACTCCCTTTGTCTCCGCCCATGCCGACGCTTTCTCCACAGTATCTCTCGCGATCCCCGTCTCAGCGCTTAGCTCCTGGGTAGTCGCGCTTCCTCTCCCCTCTAAAGCGAGGAGGACCCTTCTCTCG
This window contains:
- a CDS encoding phenylalanine--tRNA ligase subunit alpha, with product MSPLNPKVTAARLHENERRVLLALEGRGSATTQELSAETGIARDTVEKASAWAETKGVVSFREEVLRNFDLTEEGQLYIDEGLPEMRLITLVAKGKNEISALKKEFSRLNIALVWVRRNGWATIKDGKLSLTLEGSNSIGLPTLDEGILHNIRNNSVTRNPSAIYSERLDLLIRRNLVVSIEDMKRWVKLTEYGKTLLPTLKKMRETRVITQITPKILQNESWKGASFQEYDVTLPVPIIYPGKRHFISSIIDYIRRFWVELGFKEMTGDYLELSFWNFDALYQPQDHPARDLADTFYLKTPYKGRLPNSDIVENVRRTHENGWTTGSTGWMYKWDPEVSTRNCLRTHTTSLSVNQIAKLVADDLPGKFFSVGRVFRNETIDWNHLAEFYQTDGIVIGEGVTFRNMQGYLKAYLEGLGLKKFRFRPGFFPYTEMSMEAEVWIEERSQWMELFGAGMFRPEVVKPLLGVDVPVLAWGPGFDRLIMQSYGIDSIRKLYGNDLELLRNARLWME